A genomic stretch from Bosea sp. F3-2 includes:
- the era gene encoding GTPase Era gives MSETDQPTRCGFVALIGAPNAGKSTLLNQFVGAKVSIVSRKVQTTRTQVRGIAMSGPAQIIFVDTPGIFAPKRRLDRAMVTSAWGGATDADLIGVLIDVARFEHEENTALLEKLTELKQPKFLILNKIDTVAKEKLLEITAKVNERGQFEATFMVAALTGYGVKDILTWLEKRLPLGPWLYPEDQISDAPLRFLAAEITREKIFERLHDELPYRSTVETESWQQKPDGSVRIEQTIYVEREGQRKIVLGEGGQTIKAIGQKARVEIAEAAEAKVHLFLFVKVREKWEDDPERYREMGLEFPKGKG, from the coding sequence ATGTCTGAAACCGATCAACCCACGCGCTGCGGCTTCGTCGCGCTGATCGGCGCGCCCAACGCCGGCAAGTCGACGCTGCTCAATCAGTTCGTCGGCGCCAAGGTCTCGATCGTCTCGCGCAAGGTGCAGACCACACGCACGCAGGTGCGCGGCATCGCCATGTCCGGCCCGGCGCAGATCATATTCGTCGATACGCCCGGCATCTTCGCGCCGAAGCGCCGGCTCGACCGCGCCATGGTGACGAGCGCCTGGGGCGGTGCAACCGATGCCGACCTGATCGGCGTGCTGATCGACGTCGCCCGTTTCGAGCATGAGGAGAACACCGCGCTGCTGGAAAAGCTCACCGAGCTGAAGCAGCCGAAGTTCCTGATCCTCAACAAGATCGACACCGTAGCGAAAGAGAAGCTGCTCGAGATCACCGCCAAGGTGAACGAGCGGGGGCAGTTCGAAGCGACCTTCATGGTCGCGGCCCTGACCGGCTATGGCGTCAAGGACATCCTCACCTGGCTGGAGAAACGGCTGCCGCTCGGCCCCTGGCTCTACCCCGAAGACCAGATCTCGGATGCGCCCTTACGCTTCCTCGCTGCGGAGATCACCCGCGAGAAGATCTTCGAGCGACTGCATGACGAATTGCCCTATCGCTCCACGGTCGAGACCGAAAGCTGGCAGCAGAAGCCGGACGGTTCGGTCAGGATCGAGCAGACGATCTATGTCGAGCGCGAGGGCCAGCGGAAGATCGTGCTCGGCGAAGGCGGCCAGACGATCAAGGCGATCGGCCAGAAGGCCCGCGTCGAGATCGCCGAAGCGGCAGAGGCCAAGGTGCATCTCTTCCTGTTCGTGAAGGTGCGCGAGAAGTGGGAGGACGACCCCGAGCGCTATCGCGAGATGGGGCTGGAGTTTCCCAAGGGCAAAGGCTGA
- a CDS encoding pyridoxine 5'-phosphate synthase gives MAEGLRLGVNIDHVATVRNARGGILPDPVRAAHLAIAVGADGITAHLREDRRHIRDDDMERLAAELTKPLNFEMAATDEMIALAERLKPHAACLVPEKREERTTEGGLDVVGQEAQLAPRIARLKAAGCRVSLFIEPDEAPIAMAAKLGAPVVELHTGSWCHAVADGKTAKAEAEFQRLASGAAYAAKLGLEVHAGHGLDYDTARKLAGVPAFVEFNIGHFLVGEAIFVGLEVAIRRMRKAMEEGRASS, from the coding sequence ATGGCCGAAGGGCTGCGTCTGGGCGTCAACATCGACCATGTCGCCACGGTGAGGAATGCGCGCGGCGGCATCCTGCCCGATCCGGTCCGCGCCGCCCATCTCGCCATCGCCGTCGGAGCCGACGGGATCACCGCCCACCTGCGCGAGGATCGCCGGCATATCCGCGACGACGACATGGAACGGCTCGCTGCCGAGCTGACGAAGCCGCTCAATTTCGAAATGGCCGCCACCGACGAGATGATCGCGCTGGCCGAGCGGCTGAAGCCGCACGCGGCCTGTCTGGTGCCGGAGAAGCGCGAGGAGCGCACGACCGAGGGTGGACTCGACGTCGTCGGCCAGGAAGCGCAGCTTGCGCCGCGCATCGCCCGGCTGAAGGCAGCCGGCTGCCGCGTCTCGCTCTTCATCGAGCCGGATGAGGCGCCGATCGCGATGGCGGCCAAGCTCGGCGCCCCCGTCGTCGAGCTGCACACCGGCAGCTGGTGCCATGCCGTCGCGGATGGCAAAACGGCCAAGGCGGAAGCCGAGTTTCAGCGGCTTGCCAGCGGCGCTGCCTATGCGGCCAAGCTCGGGCTCGAGGTCCATGCCGGGCATGGGCTCGACTACGACACGGCCCGCAAGCTTGCCGGCGTTCCGGCCTTCGTCGAGTTCAACATCGGCCACTTCCTAGTCGGCGAAGCGATCTTCGTCGGATTGGAGGTCGCGATCCGCCGGATGCGGAAAGCCATGGAGGAAGGGCGCGCGAGCAGCTAG
- the aqpZ gene encoding aquaporin Z — MSTKKYVAEAIGTFWLTFAGCGSAVIAAGFPNVGIGLLGVSLAFGLTVVTMAYAIGHVSGCHLNPAVTVGLAAGGRFPTGQVVPYIAAQVVGAIVAAAVLYLIARGAPGFDLANGFASNGYGEHSPGKYNLVSAFLMEVVMTMMFLFIIMGSTHGKAPAGFAPLAIGLGLCLIHLVSIPVTNTSVNPARSTGPALFVGGWALGQLWLFWVAPLIGGVLGGVVYRWLSDEPHGVVAGTQPAE, encoded by the coding sequence ATGAGCACGAAGAAGTATGTCGCCGAAGCCATCGGCACGTTCTGGTTGACGTTTGCGGGTTGCGGCAGCGCGGTCATCGCTGCAGGTTTTCCGAATGTCGGCATCGGGTTGCTCGGCGTTTCGCTCGCCTTCGGCCTCACCGTCGTGACGATGGCCTATGCGATCGGCCATGTTTCCGGTTGCCACCTCAATCCGGCCGTAACGGTCGGCCTTGCTGCCGGCGGGCGGTTTCCGACGGGGCAGGTTGTTCCCTACATCGCCGCCCAGGTGGTCGGCGCGATCGTGGCCGCGGCCGTTCTCTACCTGATCGCCCGCGGCGCGCCAGGCTTTGATCTCGCCAATGGTTTCGCCTCGAACGGTTATGGCGAGCATTCACCCGGAAAGTACAATCTCGTCTCGGCCTTCCTCATGGAAGTCGTGATGACGATGATGTTCCTGTTCATCATCATGGGTTCGACCCACGGCAAGGCTCCGGCAGGCTTCGCGCCGCTCGCCATCGGCCTCGGCCTGTGCCTGATCCATCTCGTCAGCATCCCGGTGACGAACACCTCGGTGAACCCGGCGCGCAGCACCGGCCCGGCGCTGTTCGTCGGCGGCTGGGCGCTCGGCCAGCTCTGGCTGTTCTGGGTCGCTCCGCTGATCGGCGGCGTGCTCGGCGGTGTCGTCTATCGTTGGCTGAGCGACGAGCCGCACGGCGTCGTCGCCGGCACTCAGCCGGCCGAATAG
- the rpoZ gene encoding DNA-directed RNA polymerase subunit omega → MARVTVEDCIDKVENRFELVLLASHRARMIASGSSILVARDNDKNPVVALREIADEKLKPEDLKEDLIHSLQKHVEVDEPEPETVPLLANPATAATPDSDIQFDRMSEEDLLRGLDGLVPPTESADDED, encoded by the coding sequence ATGGCTCGCGTTACCGTTGAAGACTGCATCGACAAGGTCGAGAACCGCTTCGAGCTGGTGCTGCTCGCCAGCCATCGCGCGCGGATGATCGCGTCGGGCTCGTCGATCCTCGTCGCGCGCGACAACGACAAGAATCCCGTCGTCGCGCTTCGCGAGATCGCCGACGAGAAGCTGAAGCCCGAGGATCTCAAGGAAGACCTGATCCACTCGCTGCAGAAGCATGTCGAGGTCGACGAGCCGGAGCCGGAGACCGTGCCGCTGCTCGCCAACCCCGCCACCGCCGCGACCCCCGACAGCGACATCCAGTTCGACCGGATGAGCGAAGAGGATCTGCTGCGCGGTCTCGACGGCCTCGTGCCGCCGACCGAGAGCGCCGACGACGAGGACTGA
- a CDS encoding bifunctional (p)ppGpp synthetase/guanosine-3',5'-bis(diphosphate) 3'-pyrophosphohydrolase, with the protein MMRQYELVDRVRSYNPNTDEDLLNRAYVYAMRAHGTQKRASGDPFFAHPLEVAAILTDLKLDDATIVAAVLHDTVEDTAATLEEIESMFGPDIRRLVDGLTKIKKLDLVSKKAAQGENFRKLLLAIADDVRVLLVKLADRLHNMRTLHFVPPEKRLRIAEETIEIYAPLAGRMGMQELREELEELSFRHIKPEAHATVTKRLEEVTEREGRVIGEIERDLKEKLAASGIQAQVSGRRKRPYSIWKKMERKSVSFEQLSDIFGFRVIVEKPEDCYRVLGIVHMTWPMVPGRYKDYISTPKQNDYRSIHTTVVGPGHSRVELQIRTDSMDRIAEYGIAAHAHYKDGRPGEPTQLGDESRAYQWLRRTVDLLNEGDSPEEFLEHTKLELFHDQVFCFTPKGRLIALPRGATPIDFAYAVHTDVGNSAVGAKINGRIAPLLTELQNGDEVEITRAEGQAPPAAWEALVVTGKARAAIRRATRAAVRRQYAGLGRQILERAFSRAERAFSDDKLKAALRRLARNTVDDVLAAVGRGEMYSGDVVKAVYPDLEPEKRATTETKPGAAASGKGWFELRQGENLKFKLPGEGPSDDSAIPIRGLGRDLPVRFAPQGGAVPGDRIVGILTPGEGVTIYPIQSPALAAFDNEPERWLDVRWDLDDKVPQRFPARIALKSLNEPGSLAQITTTIAEHDGNIDSVSMNRPNPDFTDVTIDLTVWDLKHLSAIISELREKRVISRVERVVG; encoded by the coding sequence ATAATGCGGCAGTACGAGCTCGTTGACCGGGTCAGGAGCTACAATCCGAATACCGACGAGGACCTGCTCAACCGGGCCTATGTCTATGCCATGCGCGCGCACGGTACGCAGAAGCGCGCTTCCGGCGATCCGTTCTTCGCTCATCCGCTCGAAGTCGCGGCGATCCTGACCGATCTCAAGCTCGACGATGCCACCATCGTCGCCGCGGTGCTGCACGATACGGTCGAGGATACGGCCGCGACTCTGGAAGAGATCGAGAGCATGTTCGGGCCGGATATCCGCCGGCTCGTCGACGGGCTCACCAAGATCAAGAAGCTCGACCTCGTCTCCAAGAAGGCGGCGCAGGGCGAGAATTTCCGCAAGCTCCTGCTCGCCATCGCCGACGATGTCCGGGTGCTGCTGGTCAAGCTCGCCGACCGGCTGCACAATATGCGCACCCTGCATTTCGTCCCGCCTGAGAAGCGCCTGCGCATCGCCGAGGAGACGATTGAGATCTACGCGCCGCTGGCCGGCCGTATGGGTATGCAGGAGCTGCGAGAGGAGCTGGAGGAGCTCTCCTTCCGCCACATCAAGCCGGAAGCTCACGCCACCGTGACCAAGCGGCTGGAGGAGGTCACCGAGCGCGAGGGCAGGGTGATCGGCGAGATCGAGCGCGATCTGAAGGAGAAGCTCGCCGCCAGCGGCATCCAGGCCCAGGTCTCGGGGCGGCGCAAACGCCCTTACTCGATCTGGAAGAAGATGGAGCGGAAGTCGGTCTCCTTCGAGCAGCTCTCCGACATCTTCGGCTTTCGCGTCATCGTCGAGAAGCCGGAGGATTGCTACCGCGTCCTCGGCATCGTCCATATGACCTGGCCGATGGTGCCCGGCCGCTACAAGGACTACATCTCGACGCCGAAGCAGAACGATTACCGCTCGATCCACACCACCGTGGTCGGCCCCGGCCATAGCCGCGTCGAATTGCAGATCCGTACCGATTCGATGGACCGCATCGCCGAATACGGCATCGCCGCGCATGCGCACTACAAGGATGGCCGCCCTGGCGAGCCGACCCAGCTCGGCGACGAGAGCCGCGCCTATCAGTGGCTGCGCCGCACCGTCGATCTGCTGAACGAGGGCGACAGCCCCGAGGAGTTTCTCGAGCACACCAAGCTCGAGCTCTTCCACGATCAGGTCTTCTGCTTCACGCCGAAGGGCCGGCTCATCGCCCTGCCGCGTGGCGCGACCCCGATCGATTTCGCCTATGCCGTGCACACCGATGTCGGCAACAGCGCGGTCGGCGCCAAGATCAACGGCCGTATCGCGCCGCTCCTGACCGAATTGCAGAACGGTGACGAAGTCGAGATCACCCGTGCCGAGGGCCAGGCGCCACCGGCGGCCTGGGAGGCGCTCGTCGTGACTGGCAAGGCACGTGCCGCCATCCGCCGCGCCACCCGCGCCGCCGTGCGCCGGCAATATGCGGGTCTGGGCCGCCAGATCCTCGAACGCGCCTTCTCCCGCGCCGAGCGTGCTTTCTCCGACGACAAGCTCAAGGCAGCACTCAGGCGCCTCGCCCGGAACACGGTCGACGACGTGCTCGCCGCGGTGGGCCGCGGCGAGATGTACTCCGGCGATGTCGTGAAGGCGGTCTATCCCGATCTCGAACCGGAGAAGCGCGCCACGACCGAGACCAAGCCGGGCGCTGCGGCCAGCGGCAAGGGGTGGTTCGAGCTGCGCCAAGGCGAAAACCTGAAGTTCAAACTGCCGGGCGAGGGGCCCTCCGACGACAGCGCCATCCCGATCCGCGGCCTCGGCCGTGACCTGCCGGTGCGCTTCGCTCCGCAGGGGGGCGCGGTGCCGGGCGATCGCATCGTCGGCATCCTGACGCCGGGCGAGGGGGTGACGATCTACCCGATCCAGTCGCCGGCGCTCGCCGCCTTCGACAACGAGCCCGAGCGCTGGCTCGATGTGCGCTGGGATCTCGACGACAAGGTGCCGCAGCGCTTCCCGGCTCGCATTGCGCTGAAGTCGCTCAATGAGCCTGGCTCGCTTGCGCAGATCACCACGACGATTGCCGAGCATGACGGCAATATCGACTCGGTCTCGATGAACCGTCCGAACCCGGATTTCACCGATGTCACGATCGATCTCACCGTCTGGGACCTGAAGCACCTCTCGGCGATCATCAGCGAGCTGCGTGAGAAGCGCGTGATCAGCCGCGTCGAGCGGGTGGTCGGCTAG
- the rnc gene encoding ribonuclease III translates to MSKSSETARKAPDTARLEAALGHRFSDKSLLTTALTHMSAEESRLASYQRLEFLGDRVLGLSIADMLFRRYPQSEEGNLSRRLADLVRKETCAEVAQVWNLGQFMRLGDGEILGGARKNKAILADACEAIIGAVFIDGGYEAARALVERAFGERLMKPVRPLRDAKTALQEWAQGKGYPTPTYSERGRSGPDHAPVFVVAAKITGLADSEARGPSKRLAEQAAAEAFLRREGLWNDNPEGDNV, encoded by the coding sequence GTGAGCAAAAGCAGCGAAACCGCGCGCAAGGCGCCGGACACTGCGCGGCTTGAAGCCGCGCTCGGGCACCGCTTCAGCGACAAGTCCCTGCTGACCACGGCGCTCACCCATATGAGCGCCGAGGAATCGCGGCTGGCGAGCTATCAGCGCCTTGAATTCCTCGGCGACCGCGTGCTGGGCCTGTCGATCGCGGACATGCTGTTCCGGCGCTATCCGCAATCCGAGGAAGGCAATCTCTCGCGTCGCCTTGCCGATCTCGTGCGCAAGGAGACCTGCGCCGAAGTGGCGCAGGTCTGGAATCTCGGCCAGTTCATGCGGCTGGGCGACGGCGAGATCCTCGGCGGCGCGCGCAAGAACAAGGCGATCCTGGCCGATGCCTGCGAGGCGATCATCGGTGCGGTCTTCATCGACGGCGGTTACGAGGCGGCCCGCGCCTTGGTCGAGCGCGCCTTCGGCGAGCGGCTGATGAAGCCGGTCCGCCCGCTGCGCGACGCCAAGACCGCGCTCCAGGAATGGGCACAGGGCAAGGGCTATCCGACGCCGACCTACAGCGAACGTGGCCGCTCGGGGCCGGACCATGCGCCAGTCTTCGTCGTGGCGGCGAAGATCACCGGGCTCGCGGACTCCGAGGCGCGCGGCCCCTCCAAGCGGCTCGCCGAGCAGGCGGCGGCCGAAGCTTTCCTGCGACGCGAAGGCCTGTGGAACGACAACCCGGAAGGCGACAATGTCTGA
- a CDS encoding ATP-binding protein — protein sequence MQLPLKNATFHTDITPDRRNASQPPERALGRVIACDGSRATILSAVSTANWQAGDAWAIGRMISINLGQSRIVALVYKLHAVEPAWTDGENPIQVEVEFLGEVLEKADGSVRFQSGITTYPPIGAVAHRIRAGDLALVHDLGDRAGAEIGHITQDASIPATVSVQDMLSRHFALVGTTGVGKSSAVSLLLRRAVAARPRLRVLILDPHNEYSVAFPDLALTIDGDALDLPFWMFKQEEFADIVFRGRPALDDEPDILREVVAAARARYRVPSSQELARDLGSSLLKRPLDLGVGRSSPEPTPSTGGVDASTPYRLKDAFAVVDEMIGLHEQRWPRAALRSLKVRLESLHADPRYRFMFGRANMYETVAPILGQIFRIPMHGRPITAFQLGGLPGEVVNAVASVLSRLAFDLAMASQGACEVLVLCEEAHRYVPSDQALGFAPTRQAIARIAKEGRKYGAYLGVVTQRPGELDPTILSQCSTVFAMRLANERDQQIIRSAISDASASTINFLSSIGNREAIAFGEGVATTMRMRFAELKPHELPAMGGRAGEGGGRLEPTLDDMVRRMRA from the coding sequence ATGCAACTCCCCTTGAAGAACGCGACCTTCCACACGGACATCACGCCGGACCGTCGGAATGCTAGTCAGCCGCCGGAGCGTGCGCTCGGGCGGGTGATCGCCTGCGATGGCTCGCGCGCCACCATCCTGAGCGCAGTCTCGACCGCGAACTGGCAGGCGGGCGACGCTTGGGCGATCGGTCGTATGATCTCGATCAATCTCGGTCAAAGCCGCATCGTGGCCCTGGTCTACAAGCTGCATGCGGTCGAGCCGGCCTGGACGGACGGCGAGAATCCGATCCAGGTCGAGGTCGAATTTTTGGGTGAGGTTCTGGAGAAGGCGGACGGATCGGTGCGCTTCCAGAGCGGTATCACCACCTATCCGCCGATCGGCGCCGTCGCTCACCGAATCCGGGCCGGGGACCTCGCGCTCGTCCACGACCTTGGCGACCGGGCCGGCGCCGAGATCGGGCACATCACGCAGGATGCCAGCATCCCGGCCACCGTCAGTGTTCAGGACATGCTGTCGCGCCATTTCGCCCTCGTCGGCACGACCGGCGTCGGCAAGTCGAGCGCCGTCTCGCTGTTGCTGCGCCGTGCCGTCGCGGCGCGTCCGCGCCTGCGCGTGCTGATCCTCGATCCGCACAACGAATATTCCGTGGCCTTTCCGGATCTCGCCCTCACCATCGATGGCGACGCGCTCGACCTGCCGTTCTGGATGTTCAAGCAGGAAGAGTTCGCCGATATCGTCTTCCGCGGCCGGCCGGCCCTGGACGACGAGCCCGATATCCTGCGCGAGGTCGTCGCGGCTGCACGCGCCCGCTACCGGGTTCCGAGTAGCCAGGAACTGGCGCGTGACCTCGGCTCGAGCCTGCTCAAGCGCCCGCTCGATCTCGGCGTCGGGCGCAGCAGCCCAGAACCGACGCCATCGACGGGTGGCGTCGACGCATCGACGCCTTACCGTCTGAAGGACGCCTTTGCCGTCGTCGACGAAATGATCGGCCTGCACGAGCAGCGTTGGCCCAGGGCGGCGCTGCGCTCGCTGAAGGTGCGGCTGGAATCGCTCCATGCTGATCCCCGTTACCGCTTTATGTTCGGCCGCGCCAACATGTACGAGACGGTGGCGCCGATCTTGGGTCAGATCTTCCGCATTCCGATGCATGGCCGGCCGATCACTGCCTTCCAGCTCGGCGGCCTGCCGGGCGAGGTGGTCAATGCCGTCGCTTCGGTGCTGTCGCGGCTGGCCTTCGACCTCGCCATGGCGAGCCAAGGCGCCTGCGAGGTCCTCGTGCTCTGCGAAGAGGCGCATCGCTATGTGCCGTCCGACCAGGCGCTTGGTTTCGCGCCCACCCGCCAGGCGATCGCACGCATCGCCAAGGAAGGGCGCAAATACGGCGCCTATCTCGGCGTGGTCACGCAGCGCCCGGGCGAACTCGACCCGACCATCCTGTCGCAGTGCTCGACGGTCTTCGCGATGCGGCTCGCCAACGAGCGCGACCAGCAGATCATCCGTTCGGCGATCTCCGACGCCTCGGCCAGCACGATCAACTTCCTCTCCTCGATCGGCAACCGCGAGGCGATCGCCTTCGGTGAAGGCGTTGCCACCACGATGCGGATGCGCTTCGCCGAGCTGAAGCCGCATGAGCTGCCGGCGATGGGGGGACGCGCGGGGGAGGGCGGTGGCCGGCTGGAACCGACCCTCGACGACATGGTCCGGCGCATGCGGGCCTGA
- a CDS encoding NYN domain-containing protein, with product MNGAPRIALFIDGANLYATSKQLGFDMDYRRLLREFQSRGNLIRAFYFTTLVESEEYSSIRPLVDWLDYNGYRVITKAAKEFTDATGRRRVKGNMDIELAIEMLELASHLDQIYLFSGDGDFRPLVEAVQRKGVKVSVVSTISTNPPMVSDELRRQCDEFVDLAQLMQKVGRDPSERASRTGGPAAPAAPGNPALERRYGIRQGDEPVEG from the coding sequence ATGAACGGCGCACCGCGCATCGCGCTTTTCATCGACGGCGCCAATCTCTACGCGACCTCGAAGCAGCTCGGCTTCGACATGGATTACCGCCGCCTGCTGCGGGAGTTCCAGAGTCGCGGCAATCTGATCCGCGCCTTCTATTTCACCACGCTGGTCGAGAGCGAGGAATACTCCTCGATCCGTCCGTTGGTCGACTGGCTCGACTACAACGGCTACCGCGTCATCACCAAGGCGGCCAAGGAGTTCACCGACGCCACAGGCCGACGGCGCGTGAAGGGGAACATGGATATCGAGCTGGCGATCGAGATGCTCGAGCTCGCGTCACATCTCGACCAGATCTACCTGTTCTCCGGTGATGGCGATTTCCGCCCGCTGGTCGAGGCGGTGCAGCGCAAGGGCGTCAAGGTCTCCGTCGTCTCGACGATCTCGACCAATCCGCCGATGGTTTCCGACGAGCTGCGCCGGCAATGCGACGAGTTCGTCGACCTCGCCCAGCTGATGCAGAAGGTCGGACGCGACCCGTCCGAACGTGCGAGCCGCACGGGCGGCCCCGCCGCCCCAGCCGCACCGGGCAACCCCGCTCTGGAACGGCGCTACGGCATCCGCCAGGGCGACGAGCCGGTCGAAGGGTGA
- the smpB gene encoding SsrA-binding protein SmpB: MKKPDPARYRLAADNRKARFNYEIKETLEAGIALQGTEIKSLRGGKATIGESYAGPMGEELFLFNAYIPEYLEANRFNHEVRRPRKLLLHRREINKLMGAVQREGMALIPLKVYFNDKGRAKVELGLGKGKKLHDKRETEKTRDWNRDKQRLLKSSG; the protein is encoded by the coding sequence ATGAAGAAGCCTGATCCTGCCCGCTACCGGCTCGCCGCCGACAACCGCAAGGCGCGCTTCAATTACGAGATCAAGGAGACACTGGAGGCGGGCATCGCTTTGCAGGGCACCGAGATCAAGTCGCTGCGTGGCGGCAAGGCGACGATCGGCGAGAGCTATGCTGGCCCGATGGGCGAGGAACTCTTCCTGTTCAACGCCTATATCCCGGAATATCTGGAGGCGAACCGCTTCAACCATGAGGTTCGCCGGCCGCGCAAGCTCCTGCTCCACCGGCGCGAGATCAATAAGCTGATGGGCGCGGTCCAGCGCGAGGGCATGGCTCTGATCCCGCTCAAGGTCTATTTCAACGACAAGGGCAGGGCGAAGGTCGAACTCGGCCTCGGCAAGGGCAAGAAGCTCCACGACAAGCGCGAGACCGAGAAAACCCGCGACTGGAACCGCGACAAGCAGCGGCTCTTGAAGAGCAGTGGATAG
- the lepB gene encoding signal peptidase I, with the protein MANEVESKSKAAKEEGGIFETIKVVVQALLIALVIRTLLFQPFNIPSGSLIPTLLIGDYLFVSKYTYGYSKHSIPFSPPLFSGRVWAAEPKRGDIAVFKLPTDNSTDYIKRVIGLPGDRIQMIDGILHINNQPVKRERIADYVTSDNWGRSVPVIRYRETLPNGVSHEIIEREGDTGTFDNTPVFVVPPGHFFMMGDNRDNSLDSRDRSVGYVPFENFVGRAEIIFFSIEDGASAWKIWEWPYTVRWNRLFSTIK; encoded by the coding sequence GTGGCCAACGAAGTCGAAAGCAAGAGCAAGGCGGCCAAGGAAGAGGGCGGCATCTTCGAGACGATCAAGGTCGTCGTCCAGGCGCTGCTCATCGCACTGGTCATCCGCACCCTGCTGTTCCAGCCCTTCAACATCCCCTCGGGCTCGCTGATCCCGACGCTGCTGATCGGCGACTATCTGTTCGTGTCGAAATACACTTACGGCTATTCCAAGCACTCGATCCCGTTCAGCCCCCCACTGTTCTCGGGGCGTGTCTGGGCGGCCGAGCCCAAGCGCGGCGACATCGCCGTCTTCAAGCTGCCGACCGACAATTCGACCGATTACATCAAGCGCGTCATCGGCCTGCCCGGCGACCGCATCCAGATGATCGACGGCATCCTGCACATCAACAACCAGCCGGTGAAGCGCGAGCGCATCGCCGACTACGTGACCAGCGACAACTGGGGCCGCAGCGTCCCGGTGATCCGCTATCGCGAGACGCTGCCGAACGGCGTCAGCCACGAAATCATCGAGCGCGAAGGCGACACCGGCACCTTCGACAACACGCCGGTCTTCGTCGTGCCGCCCGGCCACTTCTTCATGATGGGCGACAATCGCGACAACTCGCTGGACTCGCGCGACCGCAGCGTCGGCTATGTGCCGTTCGAGAACTTTGTCGGCCGTGCCGAGATCATCTTCTTCTCGATCGAGGACGGCGCCTCGGCCTGGAAGATCTGGGAATGGCCCTATACGGTTCGCTGGAACCGTCTGTTCAGCACCATCAAGTGA
- the acpS gene encoding holo-ACP synthase, whose product MILGIGSDLCDIRRIERSLERFGERFTHRVFTEGERTKSDRRATRAASYARRFAAKEACSKALGTGMRAGVFWRDMEVVNLPGGRPTMRLTGGALERVKAMTPAGFEPIVHVSLTDDPPLAQAFVVIEARPISSNRPT is encoded by the coding sequence ATGATCCTCGGCATCGGCTCAGACCTCTGCGACATCCGCCGCATCGAGCGCTCCCTCGAACGCTTCGGCGAGCGCTTCACCCACCGTGTCTTCACCGAGGGCGAGCGGACGAAATCCGACCGCCGCGCGACGCGCGCGGCCTCCTATGCCCGCCGCTTCGCCGCCAAGGAGGCCTGCTCGAAGGCGCTCGGCACCGGCATGCGGGCCGGCGTGTTCTGGCGCGACATGGAGGTGGTCAACCTGCCGGGCGGGCGCCCGACGATGCGGCTGACCGGCGGCGCGCTGGAGCGCGTAAAGGCCATGACGCCGGCAGGCTTCGAGCCGATCGTCCATGTCTCGCTGACGGACGATCCGCCGCTGGCGCAAGCCTTCGTCGTGATCGAAGCCCGGCCGATCAGCAGCAACCGGCCCACATAG
- a CDS encoding FMN-binding negative transcriptional regulator, translating to MYEPSHFKVEDRAQLHGVIRQHPLATMVTVGEGGLIANLVPFVLHEDLGENGVLRAHLARPNAQWKAIAAGAETLVIFTGVERYVTPAWYATKRETGKVVPTWNYVTVQVRGPARVIEDPAWLRAQLESLTQQQEAPRAEPWAVSDAPEPFIAAQARGIVGVEVEIASIIGKFKLSQNRREDDKLGVLNGLIADPETDSQAMASLVKKHGFSGTA from the coding sequence ATGTACGAGCCCAGTCACTTCAAGGTCGAAGATCGCGCGCAGCTTCACGGGGTCATCCGCCAGCATCCGCTCGCCACGATGGTGACGGTCGGCGAGGGCGGCCTCATCGCCAATCTAGTGCCCTTCGTCCTGCATGAGGACCTCGGCGAGAACGGTGTGCTGCGCGCTCATCTCGCGCGCCCCAACGCGCAATGGAAGGCGATCGCGGCCGGTGCCGAGACGCTGGTGATCTTCACCGGTGTCGAGCGCTACGTCACGCCGGCCTGGTATGCGACCAAGCGCGAGACCGGCAAGGTCGTGCCGACCTGGAACTACGTCACCGTGCAGGTCCGCGGGCCGGCCCGCGTGATTGAGGATCCGGCCTGGCTGCGCGCCCAGCTCGAGTCGTTGACGCAGCAGCAGGAAGCCCCGCGCGCCGAGCCCTGGGCGGTCTCGGACGCGCCGGAACCCTTCATCGCGGCGCAGGCGCGCGGTATCGTCGGCGTCGAGGTCGAGATCGCCTCGATCATCGGCAAGTTCAAACTCAGCCAGAACCGGCGGGAGGACGACAAGCTCGGTGTCCTCAACGGCCTGATCGCCGATCCCGAAACGGATTCGCAGGCGATGGCCTCGCTGGTGAAAAAACACGGATTCAGTGGAACTGCATGA